The segment AAGTCGCTCAGCAGCTGACGATTGACAAGGACGGGGACGGCAAGCTGGATCAATTCGGCGCAGGCTTCAACGTACAGTGGGCCTTGCCTTCCTTCGTCTGGAGCAACGGGGCGGACTGGCTGGATGCGACCAAGACCAAGGTTACGATTGATGATCCGAAATTCATCGAAGCCCTGCAATTTTTCACTGACATGCAGCTTAAATACGGCATTACGCCGTCCACAGAACAAGCACAGACTCTGGATACCTACCAGCGCTGGATGAAAGGTGAAATGGCCTTCTTCCCTGTAGGTCCGTGGGATATGAGCACTTACGAGAAGCTTCCCTTCGATTATGACCTGATTCCATATCCTGCCGGCTCCACAGGCAAATCCGCCACATGGACCGGCTCACTCGGCATCGGTGCTTCCGCCAAAACCAAGCATCCCGATGAAGCCGTGGATCTGATCAACTATCTGACGGCCTCCAAGGAGGGAATGGAAGCGCTGGTGAAGGCTAAGGTGCAAATTCCGAACCTGATGGATATGGCTAAGGAATGGGCTGCTGATACTACGACCAAACCGGCGAACAAGGAAGAATTCCTCCAGGTCGTGAATGAATACGGACGGGTGCTGCCTGGCCACTACACGTACAATGCTGAATGGTATAACCTGTTCTACACGGACATCCAGCCGGTGCTTGACGGCAAGGTTACCCCGGAGGAATATGTGAAGACGGAACAGCCGAAGATGCAGAAGCTGCTGGATAAAGCGGTTGAGCAAGAGGCGAAATCCAAGAAATAAGCGGTACACATCGTTCTTATCCAGCATACCAAGTGATGTCCGGTCTCCTGTAACAGCGGGCCGGCATCACTTTGTTGCTGGACCATCCGAATTTGAGGTGATTCTAATGAACACTAAGCTGGGTCTGTACCGCAAGGAGAAAATCTACGGGTTTCTGTTTATCCTGCCTCCGCTGCTGGGACTGCTGATCTTTACGCTGTACCCGATGATTTATTCGATCTATGGCTCATTCACGGATTGGGATGGTCTCGGCCAGATGAACTTCATCGGCCTCGGCAACTTCAAGGATCTGTGGTCGGATGAGCTGTTCCATAAGGCCTTATTCAATACCTTGTTCATGATGCTTGGCATTCCGATCGGCATTACGCTGGCGCTGCTGCTGGCGCTTGGGCTGAACCGGGGGGTGCCCGGGACTACAGCGTTCCGGGTCATCTATTATGTTCCGGTCATTTCTTCTCTGGCCGCAGTATCGATCATGTGGAACTGGGCCTATAACGGTGATTATGGTCTCGTCAACCAGTTCCTTGATCTCTTCGGAATCAGCGGGCCGAACTGGATGGCGAATAAATATACGGTCAAGCCGGCGCTGATCATTATGGCGGTATGGAAGGGCCTCGGTTATACGATGCTGCTCTATCTGGCGGCGCTGCAGAGTGTCTCCAG is part of the Paenibacillus sp. FSL M7-0420 genome and harbors:
- a CDS encoding ABC transporter substrate-binding protein encodes the protein MLKKKGWFTLLSLVLMVSVVLTGCGGKNNASSGGNSGSEATANAGSKDSKETKNLTFMFRGGTDEQKAYEGVVKKYEADHPNVKVKIVVTAADQYATKLKASITGNSVPDVFYFESGDLKAYVNSGVLLDLTSYVEKNPNIDLNNIWKYGVDLYRYDGTMAGQGNLYGMPKDVGPFALGYNKTMFEAAGIPLPDKDKPYTWDEFIKVAQQLTIDKDGDGKLDQFGAGFNVQWALPSFVWSNGADWLDATKTKVTIDDPKFIEALQFFTDMQLKYGITPSTEQAQTLDTYQRWMKGEMAFFPVGPWDMSTYEKLPFDYDLIPYPAGSTGKSATWTGSLGIGASAKTKHPDEAVDLINYLTASKEGMEALVKAKVQIPNLMDMAKEWAADTTTKPANKEEFLQVVNEYGRVLPGHYTYNAEWYNLFYTDIQPVLDGKVTPEEYVKTEQPKMQKLLDKAVEQEAKSKK
- a CDS encoding carbohydrate ABC transporter permease yields the protein MNTKLGLYRKEKIYGFLFILPPLLGLLIFTLYPMIYSIYGSFTDWDGLGQMNFIGLGNFKDLWSDELFHKALFNTLFMMLGIPIGITLALLLALGLNRGVPGTTAFRVIYYVPVISSLAAVSIMWNWAYNGDYGLVNQFLDLFGISGPNWMANKYTVKPALIIMAVWKGLGYTMLLYLAALQSVSRSYYEAAELDGASGFKSFWHITWPMVRPVTFFIIVTNIIGGSQIFTEMNIMTPTGGPEYASASVVFYIWQKAFGNFQMGYASAMAVFLGVFIFVVTLIQFRMNEKQSFDVD